One segment of Leuconostoc lactis DNA contains the following:
- a CDS encoding acyltransferase: MMHLIEKIISKLKGSPYVIDSNLSFFAFGGILLKRVHMLLRGVFTKPFLSKSGPLLFKGKSVSLSGKKKIKLGNGITLSDFSTINANVRQNVTIGDNFSLGEYSMIEGYGVMTDLGEGISIGNHVGIAQNALISVRGFVSIGNDVIIGPYFSLHSENHNFENLTEPIRLQGVTRKDVVIEDDVWIGAKVTVLAGVTIKKGTVIAAGSVVTKDTKAYGVYAGVPAKLIRERN; encoded by the coding sequence ATGATGCATCTAATTGAAAAAATTATATCGAAGTTAAAAGGGTCACCATACGTTATTGATTCCAATCTAAGTTTTTTTGCATTTGGAGGGATTCTTTTAAAAAGAGTGCATATGCTCTTGAGAGGAGTATTCACGAAACCGTTTTTATCTAAGTCAGGACCGCTCTTATTCAAAGGGAAAAGTGTGTCACTCTCAGGAAAAAAGAAAATAAAGTTAGGGAATGGAATAACATTGTCTGATTTTTCAACAATTAATGCAAATGTTAGACAAAATGTTACAATTGGCGATAATTTTTCTCTCGGCGAATATTCTATGATTGAAGGATATGGCGTCATGACTGACCTAGGAGAAGGTATTTCTATTGGAAATCATGTGGGTATTGCTCAGAATGCGTTGATTAGTGTCCGAGGTTTTGTCTCGATTGGAAATGATGTAATCATTGGCCCATATTTTTCTTTGCATTCAGAAAATCATAATTTTGAAAACCTGACGGAACCGATAAGATTGCAAGGTGTAACTCGAAAAGATGTGGTTATTGAAGATGATGTCTGGATTGGTGCAAAAGTGACAGTATTGGCTGGTGTAACAATTAAAAAGGGAACAGTCATTGCTGCTGGTTCGGTGGTGACAAAAGATACAAAAGCATATGGTGTTTATGCTGGCGTACCGGCGAAATTGATTAGGGAAAGAAATTAG
- a CDS encoding YveK family protein — MNNVLELRQLWDIIRKHFLAILVMAVIGAGLGFGIAEFVIAPTYSASTSMLVNRSNDNNNGSVNLSDQQADVQIINTYKNLVISSNVLGDVSKTLKHPEPIVVQEAKPAEYRTLADGTQRLIAPAQEEITKPSTQKPYNLSVDQLKNMVSISNQQNSQVFSINVKAKNAKEAAVVANTVADSFKNKIGDFMKINNVSIIDSAKVSNVPVAPNKKLFALAGLMLLGGLTFLVVLAKELSDTTVKSPDEVSQLFGLTNLGAVGHIRKIKHFDMSMANAVNAEHDGLHSRSRLSRLQKD; from the coding sequence ATGAATAACGTACTTGAGTTACGACAACTATGGGACATTATCCGCAAGCATTTTTTGGCCATTTTGGTTATGGCCGTTATTGGCGCGGGTCTGGGTTTTGGGATTGCTGAATTTGTTATTGCACCGACGTATAGTGCTTCAACCAGTATGCTGGTTAACCGTTCAAACGATAACAATAATGGTTCAGTGAACTTGTCTGATCAACAAGCCGATGTGCAGATTATTAACACCTATAAGAACTTGGTGATTTCAAGTAATGTCTTGGGGGATGTATCTAAGACATTGAAGCACCCAGAACCAATCGTGGTTCAAGAAGCGAAACCAGCCGAATATCGAACTTTAGCTGATGGGACACAGCGCTTAATTGCCCCAGCGCAAGAAGAAATTACGAAGCCCTCAACCCAGAAGCCTTACAACTTATCAGTCGATCAGTTGAAAAACATGGTATCAATTTCTAACCAGCAAAACTCACAAGTTTTCTCAATTAATGTGAAGGCTAAGAATGCCAAGGAAGCTGCTGTCGTAGCGAATACAGTCGCTGATTCATTCAAAAATAAAATTGGCGACTTTATGAAAATTAATAACGTGTCTATTATTGATTCGGCCAAGGTAAGTAATGTGCCTGTTGCGCCAAATAAGAAACTCTTTGCTTTAGCGGGTCTTATGTTGCTTGGTGGCTTGACATTCTTAGTTGTGTTGGCAAAAGAATTGTCTGACACAACAGTGAAGAGTCCAGATGAAGTCTCACAACTCTTTGGGCTAACTAACCTAGGTGCTGTTGGTCATATTAGAAAGATTAAGCATTTCGATATGTCGATGGCAAACGCAGTCAACGCAGAACACGATGGTTTGCATTCACGTTCACGTTTGAGTCGCTTGCAGAAAGACTAA
- a CDS encoding CpsD/CapB family tyrosine-protein kinase — MVFFKKKYKTGRDGLSVETMMDGARLIAAAEPKNLVSEQFRTIRTNIDFASVAKGNVKTLLVSSALPSEGKSTITANLSVVYAQQGKRVLLVDTDLRRPTVARTFGVTDNHGLTNYLADVNSDAGSIIHHTRMASLDVVASGPVPPNPAELLASSRMTNLIAELRQRYDLVIFDVPPFLMVTDAQVLMSKMDGVAVVVSGRQTTKGALQRTTDMLKLADAPVLGFIYNDTTRRKNSGTGYGYGYGYGYGYGDTK; from the coding sequence ATGGTATTTTTTAAGAAAAAGTATAAAACTGGTCGTGATGGTTTATCGGTTGAAACAATGATGGATGGTGCGCGCTTAATTGCAGCAGCGGAACCGAAAAATCTGGTTTCTGAGCAATTTCGTACAATTCGTACGAATATTGACTTTGCATCAGTTGCCAAGGGGAATGTCAAAACATTACTTGTCTCATCGGCATTACCATCGGAAGGGAAGTCAACAATCACAGCGAACTTATCGGTGGTTTACGCCCAACAAGGTAAGCGAGTCCTATTGGTTGATACGGATTTACGTCGACCAACAGTAGCGCGAACTTTTGGTGTTACCGATAATCATGGCTTAACGAACTATCTTGCTGATGTCAATAGTGATGCGGGATCAATTATCCATCATACACGAATGGCGTCGTTAGATGTCGTTGCATCTGGACCTGTGCCACCAAATCCAGCAGAGTTGTTGGCTTCGAGTCGGATGACGAACTTGATTGCTGAATTACGTCAACGATATGATTTGGTCATTTTTGATGTCCCACCATTTTTGATGGTGACTGATGCACAAGTCTTGATGAGTAAGATGGATGGGGTCGCTGTCGTTGTGAGTGGGAGACAGACAACGAAGGGTGCCTTGCAACGCACAACAGATATGTTGAAATTAGCCGATGCACCAGTGCTAGGATTTATCTATAACGATACTACTCGTAGGAAAAATTCGGGTACTGGATATGGCTACGGATATGGCTACGGATATGGTTATGGAGATACCAAGTAG
- a CDS encoding aldo/keto reductase has protein sequence MQKIKLGVSELNASRIGLGVMRMGTRSDLEAQRAVESAIGNGINFFESANIYGDGQSSSTFGRALKNANVARDSILIQSKGGIVRGDGFKRVDFSKANLIQSVEDELSRIGTDYLDVFVLHRPDVLVEPVEVAEAFNYLEKSGKVRYFGVSNQNSLDIELLKTAVQQPLIVNQLQFGIMHTGMIDQQIHVNMTDDAATMRDAELLAYSRIHNMTIQTWSPLQFGFFGGVFVDNPDFPELNAELGRLADQYQTSKSAIAVAWILRHPANMQVIIGSMSEQHIKDMTDGDNVTLTRQDWYDIYMAAGNTLP, from the coding sequence TTGCAGAAGATTAAGCTAGGCGTTAGTGAACTAAATGCTTCCCGAATTGGACTTGGTGTCATGCGTATGGGTACGCGAAGTGATCTTGAGGCGCAAAGGGCGGTTGAATCTGCCATTGGCAATGGGATTAACTTTTTTGAATCCGCAAATATTTATGGTGATGGTCAATCATCCAGTACATTCGGCCGTGCGTTAAAAAATGCTAACGTTGCGCGGGACAGTATTCTCATTCAGTCTAAAGGTGGGATTGTTCGGGGGGATGGCTTCAAAAGAGTGGATTTTTCAAAAGCCAATTTAATCCAGTCAGTAGAAGACGAACTCAGCAGAATTGGGACGGATTACTTAGATGTCTTTGTGTTGCACCGACCGGATGTGTTAGTTGAACCGGTCGAAGTTGCTGAAGCATTCAACTACTTAGAGAAAAGTGGTAAAGTACGTTACTTTGGGGTGTCAAATCAAAATTCATTAGATATTGAATTGTTAAAAACTGCCGTTCAGCAACCCCTCATTGTCAACCAACTACAATTCGGGATTATGCACACCGGTATGATTGATCAGCAGATTCATGTCAATATGACCGATGATGCAGCGACGATGCGTGATGCGGAGTTGTTAGCGTATAGTCGTATTCATAACATGACGATACAGACCTGGTCACCATTGCAATTTGGTTTTTTTGGTGGCGTGTTTGTGGATAACCCTGATTTTCCAGAATTAAATGCCGAACTCGGTCGCTTGGCGGATCAATACCAAACGAGTAAGAGTGCGATTGCGGTGGCTTGGATTTTACGGCATCCAGCCAACATGCAAGTTATCATTGGTTCAATGAGCGAGCAACACATTAAAGATATGACTGATGGTGATAACGTCACGTTAACACGACAAGATTGGTACGATATTTATATGGCTGCTGGGAATACGTTGCCTTAA
- a CDS encoding capsular polysaccharide synthesis protein has translation MEKILKKIKQRGIRDQLRQFLAAGMIWNTIFNIMTLGISKTTFELIQMNKMLKVKNKFRKNYLNILEKPLVQKSGETSNIIWTMWLQGIDQAPDIVKMSIRSIKDALPDYKVIVLTKENFGKYVDIPEDIMAKWQNGLISNVHFSDIVRMELLIQKGGTWFDSTIVLDKKFPLLEKILKSNQTFFFQNMRPGQMGNSIWISNWLIHSRSNEPTLLKVREILYAYWRKYDFAVDYFIFHIIWHLVYEFHDDEYQKVLKIPNAVPLQIMYLLNKKNKESEVERIFSDFPLQKITYKNITDEPGTVYNYLLERKGNLNDASN, from the coding sequence ATGGAAAAAATTTTAAAAAAAATTAAACAACGGGGCATTAGAGATCAATTAAGACAGTTCTTGGCGGCAGGAATGATTTGGAACACTATTTTTAATATTATGACCTTGGGGATAAGCAAGACAACTTTTGAGCTTATCCAAATGAATAAAATGTTGAAGGTGAAGAATAAATTTAGAAAAAATTACCTAAATATTCTTGAAAAACCATTGGTTCAAAAATCAGGAGAAACGAGTAATATCATTTGGACAATGTGGTTGCAAGGGATCGATCAAGCACCAGATATCGTAAAAATGTCTATAAGAAGTATTAAGGATGCACTTCCCGACTATAAAGTTATTGTTCTAACAAAAGAGAATTTTGGCAAATATGTTGATATTCCTGAAGATATCATGGCAAAGTGGCAAAATGGTTTGATATCAAATGTTCATTTTTCTGATATTGTACGTATGGAATTATTAATACAAAAGGGTGGTACATGGTTCGATTCAACAATTGTGTTAGACAAAAAATTTCCACTACTTGAAAAGATTTTAAAAAGTAACCAAACATTCTTTTTTCAAAATATGAGACCTGGACAAATGGGCAATAGTATTTGGATTTCAAACTGGTTAATTCATTCACGATCGAATGAACCAACGCTCTTAAAAGTGAGGGAAATTCTATACGCATATTGGAGAAAATATGATTTCGCTGTAGATTATTTTATTTTTCATATTATTTGGCACTTGGTTTATGAATTTCACGATGATGAGTATCAAAAAGTATTGAAGATTCCCAATGCTGTACCGTTGCAAATTATGTATTTGTTAAATAAAAAAAATAAGGAATCTGAAGTCGAGAGAATATTCTCAGATTTTCCTTTACAAAAAATAACTTATAAGAACATTACAGATGAACCAGGGACTGTTTATAACTATTTGTTAGAACGAAAAGGTAACTTGAATGATGCATCTAATTGA
- a CDS encoding beta-1,6-N-acetylglucosaminyltransferase: MKIAYLILAHDDPQQLLKLVNRLSLQDDWHIYIHLDQKSDIRKFEKIQAHPNVTMTTNRHAIFWGGWSMVEAMKELINVSNDSFDRYIFMSGLDYPIQSNEKIDQFFEVHSNEEFIKTVQLSGNKIKYFSNRTSYPWMFDNINSLKKILNRIFAKLPFPLQSSYLNFNGNKYIIYGGTNFIAFTKEMFQYFSYQINGGELGLALDRRLKNTFEPDEIYFNTLAQYANLNHKFVAKGKLNTPGLVNVRNLHFFRYDGKYIKVWNNSESDLKEIKAAKLDGDLFIRKVRSNVSNELIDMFDKNTL; the protein is encoded by the coding sequence ATGAAAATAGCCTATTTAATACTTGCTCACGATGATCCTCAACAGCTTCTTAAGTTGGTAAATAGGCTGTCACTTCAAGATGATTGGCATATATATATTCATTTGGATCAAAAAAGTGATATTAGAAAATTTGAAAAAATTCAAGCACATCCAAATGTAACAATGACAACAAACCGCCATGCAATTTTTTGGGGTGGTTGGAGTATGGTTGAGGCAATGAAAGAGCTAATCAATGTCTCAAACGATTCTTTTGATAGATATATTTTTATGTCGGGATTAGATTATCCAATTCAGAGTAACGAAAAAATTGATCAATTTTTTGAAGTACACAGTAATGAAGAATTTATTAAAACAGTTCAACTTTCGGGTAATAAAATTAAGTATTTTTCAAACAGAACGTCATATCCGTGGATGTTTGATAATATAAATTCATTGAAAAAAATTTTGAATCGTATTTTTGCAAAATTACCTTTTCCACTGCAAAGTTCATATTTAAATTTTAATGGAAATAAGTATATTATTTACGGTGGTACTAATTTTATCGCATTCACTAAGGAAATGTTTCAATATTTCTCATATCAGATTAATGGTGGCGAATTGGGCTTAGCACTAGATAGACGATTGAAAAATACATTTGAGCCAGATGAAATTTACTTTAACACTCTAGCTCAGTATGCGAATTTAAATCATAAATTTGTAGCTAAAGGGAAATTAAATACACCTGGTCTCGTAAATGTTCGAAATTTACACTTTTTTAGATATGATGGTAAGTATATTAAGGTGTGGAATAATTCTGAATCGGATCTGAAAGAGATTAAGGCAGCAAAGTTGGATGGAGATCTTTTTATTAGAAAGGTTAGATCAAATGTTTCAAATGAATTAATTGATATGTTTGACAAAAACACTTTGTAA
- a CDS encoding tyrosine-protein phosphatase, with amino-acid sequence MIDLHSHLLPDIDDGSASMRASLRMAREAVAEGIEAMLMTPHHMNGRYRNNKAEVVALTADFQTMLDQERIPLQVFPSQEVRINGELIDDLAADEILFADEGNQYLLLEFPDDDVPTYSADMIFNLMQRGITVQIAHPERNTKLMAQPEILYQLVERGAIAQVTASSYVGVFGKKVQKFAEAIVSHNLGHVFVSDVHDLPNRTYNMQAAFAKLRKQQGAEISDLFALNAEAIIDGRPIERLMPAPIVKRWLRNRF; translated from the coding sequence ATGATCGATTTACATAGTCATCTGCTACCGGATATTGATGACGGTTCGGCTTCTATGCGTGCCTCGTTACGGATGGCGCGTGAGGCGGTGGCGGAAGGCATTGAAGCGATGTTAATGACGCCACATCATATGAATGGGCGTTATCGCAATAATAAGGCGGAGGTGGTAGCCTTAACCGCTGACTTCCAAACGATGTTAGATCAAGAGAGAATTCCCTTGCAAGTCTTTCCGTCGCAAGAAGTTCGGATTAATGGTGAGCTAATAGATGATTTAGCAGCAGATGAGATTCTCTTTGCAGATGAAGGGAATCAGTATTTACTCCTGGAATTTCCAGATGATGATGTGCCAACTTATAGTGCGGACATGATCTTTAACTTGATGCAACGGGGTATTACGGTACAAATTGCCCATCCAGAACGCAATACGAAGCTGATGGCACAACCAGAGATTCTGTATCAATTGGTTGAACGGGGGGCGATTGCCCAGGTAACGGCGAGTTCGTATGTTGGCGTATTTGGGAAAAAGGTACAAAAGTTTGCTGAGGCGATTGTGTCACATAATCTGGGGCATGTGTTTGTCTCGGATGTGCATGATTTGCCGAATCGAACATATAACATGCAGGCAGCTTTTGCCAAGTTGCGGAAGCAACAAGGTGCTGAAATCAGTGACCTATTTGCGTTGAATGCGGAAGCCATTATTGATGGTCGTCCCATTGAGCGTTTGATGCCAGCACCAATTGTCAAACGTTGGCTACGCAACCGGTTTTAA
- a CDS encoding LicD family protein — MTNNLSQIQQLELDALKEIKQIADENNIKFFLRGGSVMGAVKYKGFIPWDDDMDIAVPRGQFEQLMALLSGDWSERFWLANYRKGDEIHAYFPRVLVKESYRKQEGLPTNNHLGFSIIDVLPLDGVPQTKFGRQIYKYHVMLLRGMGAVFTREVEDTIVIHSKKKQLAIDLLGKTGIKHFFTQNQIYDKIDKVYRKNQLKGSKWVGTITGSLFDKEMFPNEYFGEGIFLPFEDTHFLVPALYDNYLKQLYGENYASEEPKHKKSHIEVQ, encoded by the coding sequence ATGACAAATAATTTATCTCAAATACAACAACTAGAATTAGACGCCTTAAAAGAAATTAAACAGATTGCTGATGAAAATAACATCAAATTTTTTTTACGTGGCGGATCTGTCATGGGTGCGGTCAAATATAAAGGCTTTATTCCATGGGATGATGATATGGATATTGCAGTTCCTAGAGGCCAATTTGAGCAATTGATGGCATTACTTTCGGGAGATTGGTCTGAACGTTTTTGGTTGGCTAATTATCGTAAAGGTGATGAAATTCATGCTTATTTTCCAAGAGTACTGGTTAAGGAAAGTTACCGGAAACAAGAAGGTTTACCCACTAACAATCACTTGGGATTCTCAATTATTGATGTTCTACCATTAGATGGTGTTCCTCAAACCAAGTTTGGACGTCAAATATACAAATATCATGTCATGCTGTTACGTGGAATGGGTGCCGTATTTACAAGAGAGGTAGAAGATACGATTGTCATTCATTCAAAGAAAAAGCAACTTGCGATTGATCTACTGGGTAAAACTGGAATTAAACATTTCTTTACGCAAAACCAAATTTATGACAAAATTGATAAAGTTTATCGTAAAAATCAGCTTAAAGGGTCAAAGTGGGTAGGAACAATTACCGGTTCTTTGTTTGATAAAGAGATGTTTCCGAACGAATATTTCGGAGAGGGCATATTTCTGCCGTTTGAAGATACGCATTTTTTGGTACCAGCATTATATGATAACTATTTGAAGCAGCTATACGGAGAAAATTACGCCAGTGAAGAACCAAAACATAAAAAATCACATATTGAAGTCCAATAA
- the cps2T gene encoding beta 1-4 rhamnosyltransferase Cps2T: MKHIYIIGSKGIPARYGGYETFVDKLTAGQQTDEIKYHVASRRDNSELSEANDIFEYNNAEVFSIDVPNIGPAQAILYDIKSLQWAIRNAKEIGAEAPIFYILAARIGPFMGHYVKQIHALGGSYFINPDGHEWKRAKWPLPVRKYWKISERGMIKHADLVIADNRKIEEYILDEYAPFKPQTTFIAYGTDTIPTTLKSTDESIRSWYKKHDISENGYYLIVGRFVPENNYETMIREFMISDSPKDLVIVTNVEKNKFYQDLLQKTRFDQDKRIKFVGTVYDQPLLRYIRENAYAYLHGHEVGGTNPSLLEALSSTQLNLLVDVGFNRDVAHDAALYWNKNSGDLANTIKQADSYSSVQLVENEKSAKAIIESGYTWEKINDEYERKFLGENNI; this comes from the coding sequence ATGAAACATATCTACATTATTGGATCAAAGGGTATTCCAGCGCGCTATGGGGGCTATGAAACTTTTGTTGACAAGCTGACAGCAGGGCAACAAACAGACGAGATTAAGTATCATGTTGCATCACGACGAGATAACTCTGAACTGAGTGAGGCTAATGATATATTTGAATATAATAATGCCGAAGTTTTCTCAATTGATGTACCTAATATCGGACCGGCACAAGCTATTTTATATGATATTAAATCTTTACAATGGGCGATTCGAAATGCTAAAGAAATTGGTGCTGAAGCACCAATTTTCTATATTTTAGCCGCACGTATAGGGCCATTTATGGGTCATTATGTTAAGCAAATTCATGCATTGGGCGGTTCTTATTTTATTAACCCAGATGGGCATGAATGGAAACGCGCTAAGTGGCCATTACCAGTACGAAAATATTGGAAAATTTCTGAGCGTGGCATGATTAAGCATGCTGATCTTGTGATTGCTGATAATCGAAAAATTGAAGAATATATCTTAGATGAGTACGCACCATTTAAACCACAAACAACTTTTATTGCCTACGGTACAGATACAATTCCGACAACGTTGAAGAGTACAGATGAGAGTATCAGGTCGTGGTATAAGAAGCATGATATTTCAGAGAATGGGTATTATCTCATTGTTGGTCGTTTTGTACCGGAAAATAACTATGAAACAATGATTCGTGAGTTTATGATTTCAGATTCGCCTAAAGATCTTGTGATTGTCACGAATGTCGAAAAAAATAAATTCTATCAAGATTTATTACAAAAAACAAGATTTGATCAGGATAAGCGCATTAAGTTTGTTGGAACAGTCTATGATCAACCGCTACTTCGATATATTCGTGAAAATGCATATGCTTATTTACATGGCCATGAAGTTGGTGGCACAAACCCAAGTTTGCTAGAGGCATTATCGAGTACTCAGCTTAATTTACTTGTGGATGTTGGTTTCAACCGAGATGTCGCTCATGATGCAGCACTATACTGGAACAAAAATAGCGGAGATTTAGCAAATACTATAAAGCAGGCAGATAGTTATTCAAGTGTGCAACTTGTAGAAAACGAAAAAAGTGCTAAAGCAATTATTGAGAGCGGATATACCTGGGAAAAAATCAATGATGAATATGAACGAAAATTTCTAGGAGAGAATAACATATGA
- a CDS encoding sugar transferase has protein sequence MKLRVREFAIRLVDIVGALIGLVISTIPVLIISLFVKKDGGNVFFKQERVGLHGKRFVMWKIRSMVVDAEIIRQELMAQSDVEGMFKMKDDPRITPVGKFIRKHSLDELPQFWNVLKGDMSLVGPRPALEEEYEKYTAVEKKRLKVKPGLTGLWQVNGRSNVDFDTMIALDLDYIARRSVWLNIVILAKTVWLIFPSDKNGAY, from the coding sequence GTGAAATTAAGAGTTCGAGAATTTGCTATTCGATTAGTAGACATTGTTGGTGCATTAATTGGTTTAGTTATCTCTACGATTCCAGTATTAATCATCAGCCTATTCGTTAAAAAAGATGGTGGCAATGTATTTTTTAAACAAGAACGTGTTGGATTACATGGGAAGCGTTTTGTTATGTGGAAAATTCGCTCAATGGTTGTTGATGCAGAAATTATTCGGCAAGAATTAATGGCCCAAAGTGACGTTGAAGGCATGTTTAAAATGAAGGATGATCCACGTATTACACCTGTTGGTAAATTTATCCGTAAGCATTCACTGGATGAATTGCCACAGTTTTGGAATGTGCTCAAAGGCGATATGTCGTTAGTCGGGCCTAGACCAGCACTGGAAGAAGAGTATGAGAAATATACAGCGGTGGAAAAGAAAAGACTTAAAGTAAAGCCAGGTTTGACCGGTCTTTGGCAAGTTAATGGTCGAAGCAATGTTGATTTTGATACGATGATTGCTCTTGATTTAGACTATATTGCACGTCGCTCAGTATGGTTAAATATTGTCATTTTGGCGAAAACGGTTTGGCTAATTTTCCCTAGTGATAAAAATGGAGCATACTAA
- a CDS encoding glycosyltransferase family 2 protein, with protein sequence MKNQNIKNHILKSNKFVFVILHYQSLDETIHETQHILNELDGDNQVVIVDNASPNESGVKLKEIFADNQNVDVILNQENLGYAKGNNLGIAFAVTKYNPDFLVLANNDIEFLQSDFNQLVEQSYNEQTFDLLGPDIFVPETGIHQNPKKQTGYSLSEVEAIHQHSKKLLNQNKLMFLIRANLKRIRGLRRYVLNIRQSNKSRHDVMKKNVVLHGSLLVFSKSFFHQLNTPFDEGTFFYFETEILDRKMRELKLVSKYDPSIVVKHHQNTSTKQSFKSAVAQQKFQLENMKKSTQRFIDLFG encoded by the coding sequence GTGAAGAACCAAAACATAAAAAATCACATATTGAAGTCCAATAAATTTGTTTTTGTGATTTTACATTATCAATCGTTGGATGAAACAATTCATGAAACGCAACATATTTTAAATGAATTAGATGGTGATAATCAAGTAGTAATCGTGGATAATGCATCACCAAATGAATCAGGTGTTAAATTAAAAGAAATATTCGCTGATAATCAAAACGTTGATGTTATTTTGAACCAAGAAAATTTAGGTTATGCCAAAGGTAATAACCTAGGTATTGCCTTTGCTGTTACAAAATATAATCCGGATTTTTTAGTTTTAGCAAATAATGATATTGAATTTTTACAAAGTGATTTTAATCAATTGGTTGAACAGTCCTATAACGAACAAACTTTTGATTTATTAGGACCAGATATCTTTGTACCTGAGACAGGCATTCATCAAAATCCGAAGAAGCAAACAGGGTATTCATTGTCGGAAGTAGAAGCAATACATCAACACTCGAAAAAATTATTGAATCAAAACAAATTAATGTTTTTGATTAGGGCCAATCTAAAAAGAATTCGTGGTTTAAGACGTTATGTTTTAAATATTAGGCAATCAAATAAATCACGCCACGATGTGATGAAAAAGAATGTAGTTCTACATGGTTCTTTACTAGTCTTTTCAAAAAGTTTTTTTCATCAGTTGAATACACCGTTTGACGAAGGAACTTTTTTCTACTTTGAAACTGAAATTTTAGACCGAAAAATGAGAGAGTTAAAACTCGTTTCCAAATATGATCCGTCAATCGTTGTGAAACATCATCAGAATACATCAACAAAGCAGTCATTTAAAAGTGCTGTCGCACAACAAAAATTTCAGCTTGAAAATATGAAAAAATCAACACAGCGATTCATTGATTTATTTGGTTAG
- the trmD gene encoding tRNA (guanosine(37)-N1)-methyltransferase TrmD has protein sequence MRIDVLSLFPDMFTPLKQSILGKAIDKGALDFHVTDFRDYTENKHNNVDDYPFGGGAGMLLMAQPIFDAMAAVEAAAGDKGHVVLLDPAGRKFDHHVAEELAQKEHITFIAGHYEGYDERIRELVDDEISLGDYVLTGGELGAMVIIDATARFLPDVLGNNVSAEEDSFQDNLLEFPQYTRPADFRGRKVPEVLMSGNHAKIAEWRLKESLRRTWLRRPDLLEKRPLSKQERDLLDDIKHESE, from the coding sequence ATGCGAATTGATGTCTTAAGTTTATTTCCAGATATGTTTACACCGTTGAAACAATCGATTTTGGGGAAAGCGATTGACAAAGGGGCATTAGACTTTCATGTGACGGATTTTCGTGATTATACGGAAAACAAGCACAATAATGTCGATGATTATCCTTTTGGCGGTGGTGCGGGGATGCTTTTGATGGCGCAGCCAATCTTTGATGCGATGGCTGCCGTTGAAGCAGCAGCAGGTGATAAGGGACACGTGGTGCTACTCGATCCCGCAGGGCGTAAATTTGACCACCATGTGGCGGAAGAATTAGCGCAAAAAGAACATATCACTTTTATTGCAGGACATTACGAAGGGTATGACGAACGCATTCGCGAGCTCGTTGACGATGAAATCTCATTGGGAGATTACGTGTTGACAGGGGGAGAGCTTGGGGCGATGGTCATCATTGATGCCACGGCGCGCTTTTTACCAGATGTCTTAGGTAATAATGTGAGTGCTGAGGAAGACTCATTCCAAGATAATTTGTTGGAATTTCCACAATATACGCGACCTGCTGATTTTCGGGGCCGTAAGGTACCGGAAGTTTTGATGAGTGGGAACCATGCTAAAATTGCCGAATGGCGATTAAAAGAATCCTTACGCCGGACGTGGTTACGTCGGCCGGATCTATTAGAGAAGCGACCACTGTCAAAGCAGGAACGCGATCTCTTAGACGATATTAAACATGAATCTGAGTAA